From a region of the Candidatus Eisenbacteria bacterium genome:
- a CDS encoding HEAT repeat domain-containing protein: protein MSDDKIGAPRSTDVLNSRGLSGKREYIRGLEQRRDEEALSLLVECLCDESWYLRELAEESLLRIGESCSPVLLPLLEQGLWFTRASSARVLGRFARREAIPGLLRLREDSNASVADAALDALVRIGRHGGAAATARGLQDLGDERRLAALEQLGARDRALRDRIERLAAHDEITHAASGADLSDDSPAVKALEEGLEWEVLTSPTRHSPPRKAGESERSESGGA from the coding sequence ATGAGCGACGACAAGATCGGAGCGCCGCGTTCCACGGACGTGCTGAACTCGCGGGGACTTTCCGGCAAGCGCGAATACATCCGCGGCCTCGAACAGCGCCGCGACGAGGAAGCACTGTCGCTGCTCGTGGAATGCCTGTGCGACGAGTCGTGGTATCTGCGGGAACTCGCCGAGGAATCGCTGTTGAGGATCGGCGAGAGCTGCTCTCCGGTGCTGTTGCCGCTGCTCGAGCAGGGCCTGTGGTTCACCCGCGCAAGTTCCGCCCGCGTCCTTGGGCGTTTCGCGCGGCGCGAGGCGATCCCAGGTCTGTTGCGCCTTCGCGAGGATTCGAATGCGAGCGTCGCCGATGCGGCGCTCGACGCACTCGTGAGGATCGGCCGACACGGTGGAGCGGCCGCGACGGCTCGCGGACTCCAGGACCTGGGCGACGAGCGCCGACTCGCGGCACTCGAACAGCTCGGGGCCCGGGATCGCGCGTTGCGCGACCGGATCGAGCGGCTCGCCGCCCACGACGAGATCACGCACGCCGCGTCCGGCGCCGACTTGTCGGACGACAGCCCGGCGGTGAAAGCGCTGGAGGAAGGCCTCGAGTGGGAGGTCCTCACCAGCCCGACGCGTCACTCGCCCCCGCGGAAGGCAGGGGAAAGTGAACGATCCGAAAGCGGAGGCGCTTGA
- the obgE gene encoding GTPase ObgE, which produces MRSELEPAVLIDLARIEVFAGKGGAGCISFRREKYVPKGGPNGGDGGRGGSVIFEVDAHVRTLLDVHERPRYRARGGRAGSGNNRTGRDGEDLVLRLPPGTVVKDSDSGEVLIDLLAPGDRWVAVKGGRGGRGNSRFATATHQAPRRADPGEAGEERKLELELKLIADVGLVGPPNAGKSTLLARITRARPKIADYPFTTLEPHLGIVELDLERRFVAADLPGLIEDAHRGRGLGLDFLRHIERTRVLLLMADVGAESPASDLAMIENELAQHSKTLLTKPRLTVLTKADILPAEERAGAAARVGVPGALLISAQTGYGLEELLQALWLAVAASDSELAESDETRDGPWVEGQT; this is translated from the coding sequence ATGCGCTCCGAACTGGAGCCCGCCGTGCTCATTGACCTCGCGCGCATCGAAGTATTCGCCGGCAAGGGCGGCGCCGGCTGCATCAGCTTCCGACGCGAGAAGTACGTGCCGAAGGGTGGACCCAACGGAGGTGATGGGGGACGCGGCGGCAGTGTGATCTTCGAGGTGGATGCGCACGTGCGTACGCTGCTCGACGTGCACGAGCGACCCCGCTATCGGGCGCGCGGCGGGCGTGCGGGATCCGGCAACAATCGCACCGGTCGCGACGGCGAGGATCTGGTGCTGCGCCTTCCGCCCGGCACGGTCGTCAAGGATTCGGACTCCGGCGAGGTTCTGATCGACCTGCTGGCGCCGGGGGATCGCTGGGTGGCGGTCAAGGGTGGCCGCGGCGGCCGTGGCAATTCACGCTTCGCGACCGCGACGCATCAGGCGCCGCGACGCGCCGATCCGGGCGAGGCGGGCGAGGAGCGCAAGCTCGAACTCGAACTCAAGCTGATCGCGGACGTCGGGTTGGTGGGACCACCGAACGCCGGCAAGTCCACACTGCTCGCGCGCATCACGCGCGCGCGCCCGAAGATCGCCGACTACCCGTTCACGACCCTCGAACCGCACCTCGGCATCGTCGAGCTCGACCTCGAACGTCGCTTCGTGGCGGCGGATCTGCCGGGTCTGATCGAGGATGCGCATCGGGGACGCGGACTCGGACTCGACTTCCTGCGCCACATCGAGCGCACCCGAGTGCTGCTTCTGATGGCCGACGTCGGCGCGGAGTCGCCAGCATCGGATCTTGCGATGATCGAAAACGAACTGGCGCAGCACAGCAAGACACTGCTCACCAAACCGCGGCTGACCGTGCTGACCAAGGCTGATATCCTGCCGGCCGAAGAACGCGCGGGCGCCGCCGCTCGCGTCGGTGTTCCGGGCGCGCTGCTGATCAGTGCCCAGACCGGTTACGGACTCGAAGAGCTGTTGCAGGCGCTGTGGCTCGCGGTGGCCGCGAGCGATTCGGAGCTTGCGGAGTCCGACGAAACGCGCGACGGCCCCTGGGTTGAGGGTCAGACATGA
- a CDS encoding isocitrate/isopropylmalate dehydrogenase family protein, producing the protein MPHLVTLIPGDGIGPELVAAACRVLTETGVAIEWDVQQAGADCVAAEGTPLPPRVLESLRRTRVGLKGPISTPIGTGFRSVNVALRKELDLYVNLRPARTYAGVPRMAHDVNLVIVRENTEDLYAGLEFAKDSEGVREVSALVARLLGRTFPDDAGLSLKPISVTGSRRIARFAFEYARANGRRKVTAAHKANIMKDTDGLFLSVTREVAAGYPDIEFQDVIVDNLCMQLVQRPQQYDVLLLPNLYGDIVSDLCAGLVGGLGVAPGANLGDGIAMFEPVHGSAPQFKGSGLMNPTALLLSCVMMLQYLGEREAARRLESAITKVLAEGRVVTRDLRVAAEADRAATTEQMADAIIDALRTGARRAH; encoded by the coding sequence ATGCCACACCTCGTGACGCTGATCCCCGGCGACGGCATCGGCCCCGAGTTGGTCGCGGCCGCGTGCCGCGTGCTGACCGAGACCGGGGTGGCGATCGAGTGGGACGTGCAGCAAGCCGGTGCCGACTGCGTCGCCGCCGAAGGCACGCCGTTGCCACCGCGAGTGCTGGAATCGCTGCGCCGCACGCGGGTGGGCTTGAAGGGACCGATCTCGACCCCGATCGGAACCGGATTCCGCTCCGTCAACGTGGCGCTTCGCAAGGAACTCGATCTGTACGTCAATCTGCGACCGGCTCGCACCTACGCCGGCGTTCCGCGCATGGCCCACGACGTGAATCTGGTGATCGTGCGCGAGAACACCGAGGACTTGTACGCCGGACTCGAGTTCGCGAAGGACAGCGAAGGCGTGCGCGAGGTCAGCGCCCTGGTCGCGCGGCTGCTGGGTCGCACGTTTCCGGACGACGCGGGCCTCTCGCTCAAGCCGATCTCGGTCACCGGCAGTCGCCGCATCGCGCGCTTCGCGTTCGAGTACGCGCGCGCGAACGGCCGCCGCAAGGTCACCGCAGCACACAAGGCGAACATCATGAAGGACACCGACGGGCTGTTCCTGAGCGTGACGCGCGAAGTCGCCGCCGGCTACCCCGACATCGAGTTCCAGGATGTGATCGTCGACAACCTGTGCATGCAGCTGGTGCAGCGTCCGCAGCAGTACGACGTATTGCTGCTTCCGAACCTCTACGGCGACATCGTGTCCGACCTGTGTGCAGGACTGGTCGGCGGGTTGGGCGTCGCGCCGGGCGCGAATCTCGGCGACGGCATCGCGATGTTCGAGCCGGTGCACGGCTCGGCGCCCCAGTTCAAGGGCAGCGGTCTCATGAATCCGACCGCGCTGCTGCTGTCGTGCGTGATGATGCTGCAGTACCTGGGTGAGCGCGAAGCGGCGCGGCGGCTCGAGTCCGCGATCACCAAGGTGCTCGCCGAGGGGCGCGTGGTGACGCGCGATCTCAGAGTCGCGGCCGAAGCGGATCGGGCCGCCACCACCGAGCAGATGGCGGACGCGATCATCGATGCGCTCCGAACTGGAGCCCGCCGTGCTCATTGA